TGATCTCCCGGTCAATCAACTCCGCTGTCGCTTCGCTGAATTCATTACTTTCAGGCATACCGGCATCGAGAAACAGGGGCCTGGATTTCCGGGACAGATAAACCTGCCCCAAAGCGGTACTCATGCCGTATTCCATTACCATGCTTCTCGCAATATCGGTGGCTCGAGACAGATCGTTGTGGGCCCCTGTAGAAATATCACCGAAAATGATCTCCTCTGCAGCGCGTCCTCCAAGGAGAGATGCCACCTTGTTCATGAGTTCCGTCTTCCGCATAAGGAAACGATCCTCCGTAGGTACCTGCATTGTGTAACCCAAGGCCGCAATGCCGCGGGGGACGATCGAAATTTTCTGCACCGGATCCGTGCCTGGCAAAGAGAGGGACACCAGGGCATGGCCCATTTCATGATACGCTACGGTTTCTCTTTCCTGAGGATTGATGAGACGGTTCTTCTTCTCCAGCCCACCGACGATCCGTTCGACCGCCTCAGAAAATTCCTCCATTTCCACCAGTGCCTTGCCACGCCTCACAGCCAGGAGGGCTGCCTCGTTGACCAGGTTTGCCAGGTCAGCCCCGACCATGCCGGGGGTCATGGCCGCGAGTTTACCGACATCGAGATCCGGAGCGGTCTTGATCTCACGTAGATGAACACGTAAAATTTCTTCCCGTCCAACTTTGTCCGGACGATCCACCAGAACATGACGATCGAAACGGCCCGGACGCAGCAGGGCCGGATCCAGAATTTCCGGCCGGTTGGTTGCAGCCAGGAGAATCACCCCCACTTTTGGATCGAATCCATCCATCTCCACGAGGAGTTGATTGAGCGTCTGCTCCCGTTCATCGTGCCCCCCCATCATGCCCACCCCACGGGCCTTGCCCAATGCGTCCAATTCGTCAATGAAGATAATACATGGAGCCTTTTCCTTGGCCTGGATGAACAAATCCCGGACCCGGGCCGCTCCCAGGCCAACGAACATTTCAACGAATTCAGAACCGCTCAGACTGAAAAAGGGGACACCGCTTTCCCCGGCCACGGCTTTTGCCAAAAGGGTTTTGCCTGTACCCGGAGGTCCTACGAGCAAAATGCCCTTTGGGATCTTACCGCCCAGTTCAGTGAATTTTCCGGGCTCCTTGAGGAATTCGATGACTTCAACAAGCTCCTGTTTGGCCTCGTCCACCCCCGCAACATCCTGAAAGGTGACGTTCAGTTCATTTTCCATGTAGATTTTGGCCTTGTTCTTTCCGAGAGTCATAAAACCGGCCTGCTGCCCAGAAATCCGCTTCATCAGGAAAAACCAGACACCAACAAAGAGAACTATGGGGAAAATCCAGGAAATGAGATCCTTCAGAAGGGTGGATTCAACCTCACCCTTGAAAACAACATGATAATTCTGAAGCGACTCCGACAGTTGCGGATCGACGCGGATGGTTTTGAATTCAGAGGAACCCTGGGGGCCGGTGTTTGGAGACCTGTATTTCCCTTGAATCTGATTAGAGGAAATCGCCACCTCTCCAATTTTTCCCTGCTGCAGAAGAGCCATGAACTGGCTGTACGGAATCGTTGGAACTGCGTACATTGAGGCAATATAATTCTGAAGAATGAGGACAAACCAGATGCCCAGAAGAACGTACCAGATGGAAAATTTATAATGTTTCTGCATGGGAAATCCTCATCGGGTTGATCTGCCAGCAAAAGTTTTTCCTGTTTCTTAAATGAGAATGAATGCCTGCTTTCACAGCACCGCTTATATAAATTATTGTTCGCACAACCAGTGTGGCAGCAGGCCGGCAACCGCATCGGCATTCGGCAGGAACTCAATCATGATTATGAAATATTCGCTCCGGGTCAAGGGGTGGCCCTTTGAAAACCTCTCAGGCCCTCCCATAAATAAATTTCGCAAACGTATAAGACATGATCGCAGGCCACCTCAAAAATCGCACGTCACTTTATACCACTTATACCGCTTTTTATATCACAATTCCCGAAGAGCCGCATCTCTTTGTTGATACAACCACGCAAAACAAGCCGGACAAATGCGGCTTTAACGGAGACGGCCTATACGATCAAAGAAAAAAAGCCCAGGGGTTTTTGCCCCTGGGCCGAAAATTCCAAAACACTTTTCCTTCTACTGCTTTGCTTCTTTAGGCGGACGGGGATGCCCCTTGACCACCTGGGACTCGATTAATCTGGGGAGCATCATGTGGTGCTGTGGACAGATTGACCGCGGATTCTGGTAAACCGAATTTGCAAAGGCCACCATATACTTGCGAATATCTTCGAACTTGACGGCTTCGTCCACAAATCCCGTTTTCGCGCAGTACGCGGGCCGGGACTTGTCGTAGTAGTCTTTCACCATTTCGTTCATTTTCTCGATGATCGGCGTCAAATCGCGTTCTCCATCTTTTTCCTTCACAAGACGACGGGCATAGGATGCCGCAGCAGCCGTCTCACCGTGCATAACGTAGATTTCCGTCGTCGGAGTGCCCAGTGTAAAGGCGCAATGGTTGTTTGCCGTCGGACCACCCATGATGTAGTGAGCCGCCGCTGTCCCCTTACGCAGGACAACGAGCATCTGCGGCACAGCCGTCTGTTCGATCGAGTAGATCAATGACTGACCCAGACCCAGAAGTTCGGCCTTCTCCGCGATGTCGCCGACATCGATCCCCGATGTATCCTGGAACCAGACAATGGGAATGCGGTCACGACCACACTGGGTCACGAACTCGTTCATCTTGATCAGACCTTGACGGTAGAGTTTACCGCCGATACCCAGATATTCATTCGTATATTCCGGATAGTTTACTCCCAGAAAACCCTGCCGATTTCCAATGGCGCCAACGAGAAAACCGTCGATCTTGACGAGACCCGTATACACCTCCGGGCCATAATCAGGCCGGAATTCCATATGCTCGGAATTATCGATAAGGCGGGCCAGTACTTCATCGAACTTGTAAATCGCCTTCTGGTTGAAAGGAACGATAGAATTAATGTCCTCTCCCGGAAACTTTGGTTCCGCCGGATCCGCCACACGGAAAAACCGAGGATTATAAGCGGGCATTTCCGCCATGTACTCTTTCAGCGCATCGAGGACCTCCGTTTCCTTCTCGTATACGGCGCGGAAAAATCCTGTTACATCATGATGGATACCCACGCTGCCTGGCGGCACCTCTTTGTAATGACGGGTCGCGTCAATCAATTCCTCGGCCGTCTGGGCATCGAAGTATCCTTTGGGAGACATGCCGCTGACAATCCCACCACCGCCTACAGCGATATTGCAGTCCTTGTGGGCGAGAAGAATCGTGGGACTGATACCCTGATATCCCCCTCCTGCGGGGTTGGTGCCGTAAATGCCGGCCAAAACGGGTATCCCCATTTTTTCCAGTTCGGCATGGCGGAAGAAGCAGGTGCCGCTTCCCCGCCGATCGGCGTAGACCATTTCCTGCTCGGGGAGCTTCACACCCGATCAGTTGACCAGCCATACCAGAGGAACGTTCAGATTCTTCGACAGATCGGTAACTCGGAGAATATTTTCCGCCTGTCCGGAAATCCAAGCGCCCGCCATCACCTTGTTGTCGAATCCGATAAGGACACACCATTTACCGCTGATCCTTGCCAGACCATCGATGACGCCGGTCATTCCTTCTTCGTTCGCCCGGGGATCGTATAGTGTATGCAGGGGACAGAAAGTGCCCGGATCCACAATATATTCAATCCGGTCCCAGACTGTCATCTGACCGCGATCCCTGATCTTTTTGGCAGGAATACCCGTATTTTTGACCCGCCGAACCTCGGCCTCCAAACCTTCAACAACCGCTGCAATCTCGTTTTTACTGTCACGCATCTGTTCGATCTGGGCTTCGGTCAATGCTTTTCCCAGATCATTCATTTTTTGAAAATACCGTTTCATGATTCTTGTCCTTCCTCCCGAGTCTGTGTCCCTCCTTTGGGATCACAGCAATTCTGCTCATCTACCGAACCGATTAACCCGCTTTCCTGGGTATACGGAAAATGTCTGTCCGGACCCACGGCAGCCATGGAAAACAACCAATTGCCCCGGTCTCCCGCAAAGCGAAGCCCGGGGCAATGATACGTTCTAGATCCAAAATTTATTGACTTTACTTGTTGGCCTTCCTGACCCCAAGGGCATCCAGGGCAACGATCCACTTGCAGATGTTTGCCGAACCCTCGACCATCGAATAGGTCGGTGCATCGCGATAGTAACGAGCGACAGGATATTCCGTCGAGTAACCGTAAGCACCGAGAATTCTCATGGCGTAGTTGCTGCACTTGGTTGCCAATTCACCTGACATATATTTGGCCTGGGCGACCTCCAGGGTGTTGTTCAGGTTGCCCTCATCCTTCTGCCATGCCGCCTTGTAAACGACCAAACGGGTCGCCTCGATCTCGCATGCCATCTGGGCAATCATGTCCTGAATCATCTGAAAGGTGCCGATGGTCTGGCCGAACTGTTCTCTTTCATTGGCATACTGAACAACCGTATCCAAGCAGGCCTGCGCCAACCCAACACCACCCGCCGCCGCCGAAAGCCGCGTACCGTTGAGAGAACCAAAAACGATTTTCGCACCGTCACCCAGATTACCCAGCAGATTCCCCTTGGGTACCTTGACATCTTCCATGAAGATCTCGCCGGTCGGTGAAGAACGGCTGCCCAGTTTGTCCAGCTCCGTCACGGACACGCCGGGATTGTTCTTCATATCCACAACAAATGCAGAAAGGCCCTTGCTGCCTTTGGAACGATCCGTGTAAGCATAGTAGATCAGGCAGTCGGCCATCTTGGCGTTGGAAATCCAGGTCTTCGTACCGTTAATCAGCCAGTGGTCTCCCTTGTCCTCGGCAACAGACTTCATACTCATCACGTCGGAACCCGCATTCGCTTCGGTGATACCAAAGCCGCCGAGGTATTCAGCCGTTATAAGCTTCTCGATGTATTTTTTCTTTGCCTCTTCCGTTCCGTAACGGAAAATCGTGAAAGCACAGCCCAAAGCCTGCATGTTGATCTGCACGCGTAACGAGCTCGATGCGCGGGCGATCTCTTCGGTGAGGATCATTGCAGCCAGCCAGCCCATTCCATTTCCACCATACTCCTCGGGAATAACCGTTCCAAAGAAACCGAGTTCACCCATGGGCTTCATGACTTCTTCGTATGGAAAATAATGTTCCTCATCCCACTTGTCGGCAAAAGGCGCAATCTTTTCCGCCGCAAAATCCTTTGCCATCGAGCGGAGCATTTCCAGTTCTTCCGTCAATGCAAAATTCATATTTAACTCCTTCCAGATAAATGTCTTACCTCGGATATTTTTACTCGAGAACCATGAGAACAGCGTCTGCGGCAAATGTCTGGCCGACAGCCACTTTGATTTCCTTCACGGTGCCTGCGGCAGGTGCCGTCACAGGCATTTCCATTTTCATGGCCTCCATGATGATGACTTCGTCCTCCGCATTTACCTGGTCACCGACGTTTACATTGATTTTGATTACCTTTCCTTCCATGGGAACGCTGACATTTTGACTCATAAGATCCTCCTTTAGTTGTTTGTTTTCTTTCATACTTATTTCTCTCGGTCTTTTGTATTCGACAGAAATAAACAGCTTGACCTATCCCAAA
This genomic interval from Deltaproteobacteria bacterium contains the following:
- the hflB gene encoding ATP-dependent zinc metalloprotease FtsH; its protein translation is MQKHYKFSIWYVLLGIWFVLILQNYIASMYAVPTIPYSQFMALLQQGKIGEVAISSNQIQGKYRSPNTGPQGSSEFKTIRVDPQLSESLQNYHVVFKGEVESTLLKDLISWIFPIVLFVGVWFFLMKRISGQQAGFMTLGKNKAKIYMENELNVTFQDVAGVDEAKQELVEVIEFLKEPGKFTELGGKIPKGILLVGPPGTGKTLLAKAVAGESGVPFFSLSGSEFVEMFVGLGAARVRDLFIQAKEKAPCIIFIDELDALGKARGVGMMGGHDEREQTLNQLLVEMDGFDPKVGVILLAATNRPEILDPALLRPGRFDRHVLVDRPDKVGREEILRVHLREIKTAPDLDVGKLAAMTPGMVGADLANLVNEAALLAVRRGKALVEMEEFSEAVERIVGGLEKKNRLINPQERETVAYHEMGHALVSLSLPGTDPVQKISIVPRGIAALGYTMQVPTEDRFLMRKTELMNKVASLLGGRAAEEIIFGDISTGAHNDLSRATDIARSMVMEYGMSTALGQVYLSRKSRPLFLDAGMPESNEFSEATAELIDREI
- a CDS encoding acyl-CoA dehydrogenase, with product MNFALTEELEMLRSMAKDFAAEKIAPFADKWDEEHYFPYEEVMKPMGELGFFGTVIPEEYGGNGMGWLAAMILTEEIARASSSLRVQINMQALGCAFTIFRYGTEEAKKKYIEKLITAEYLGGFGITEANAGSDVMSMKSVAEDKGDHWLINGTKTWISNAKMADCLIYYAYTDRSKGSKGLSAFVVDMKNNPGVSVTELDKLGSRSSPTGEIFMEDVKVPKGNLLGNLGDGAKIVFGSLNGTRLSAAAGGVGLAQACLDTVVQYANEREQFGQTIGTFQMIQDMIAQMACEIEATRLVVYKAAWQKDEGNLNNTLEVAQAKYMSGELATKCSNYAMRILGAYGYSTEYPVARYYRDAPTYSMVEGSANICKWIVALDALGVRKANK
- a CDS encoding acetyl-CoA carboxylase biotin carboxyl carrier protein subunit, which encodes MSQNVSVPMEGKVIKINVNVGDQVNAEDEVIIMEAMKMEMPVTAPAAGTVKEIKVAVGQTFAADAVLMVLE